Proteins from a genomic interval of Plutella xylostella chromosome 24, ilPluXylo3.1, whole genome shotgun sequence:
- the LOC105392623 gene encoding uncharacterized protein LOC105392623, whose product MFCVQESDSGLNDTFSNDKDPLDSASQQSDSDDEHEPTAKRPKMAFNSGINLQVYKIPAFNIPKSLSIFPSPPTSTLPMFVNNPLNLANPLTITANGNGNYNPLKRYSLPAKLPMTPFKGGRTSPQKAVFDSGGGIVRYKKNGEVAKKRGPPKGYKRKPKQEGAMINVSGMAPLATLTPAQNMILTGLLASANAPPATNGATQEQVTPKRPPQLTIVPQIKVPPGVELVEMELDPADWFPEEPYKMSFSRKKNPKWKSFPFRCEHCFKGYRVVSTLLQHAAERHGAVPRALAIPCPCCPHVSTRRNRHKRHLETHAGKRHRIFCQYCLPPPDPNEPYVKESEKYPFDKFPQYWYASEESLRLHKKRKHPYAAMFNYNWQCTWGDLAPNS is encoded by the exons ATGTTTTGTGTACAAGAATCAGACTCAGGGCTGAATGACACATTCTCTAATGACAAGGACCCGTTGGACTCGGCCAGCCAACAGTCCGATAGCGATGACGAACACGAACCCACCGCCAAGCGCCCCAAGATGGCATTCAACTCAGGCATCAACCTACAAGTATACAAGATACCAGCATTCAACATCCCAAAGTCACTGTCAATATTCCCTTCACCACCGACGTCAACGCTGCCAATGTTTGTCAACAATCCCTTAAATTTAGCCAATCCATTAACCATCACTGCAAACGGCAATGGTAATTACAATCCATTGAAACGGTACTCGTTACCAGCAAAGCTGCCAATGACACCATTCAAGGGTGGTCGCACATCGCCACAGAAAGCTGTGTTCGACTCCGGAGGTGGTATTGTGCGGTATAAGAAAAACGGAGAAGTAGCTAAGAAGAGAGGGCCACCGAAAGGATACAAACGGAAGCCTAAGCAAGAGGGTGCTATGATAAATGTATCTGGTATGGCACCGTTAGCTACTTTAACTCCG GCACAGAACATGATCCTGACGGGTCTGCTGGCCAGCGCCAACGCGCCGCCCGCGACCAACGGCGCCACCCAAGAGCAGGTGACGCCGAAGCGGCCGCCGCAACTCACCATCGTGCCGCAGATTAAAGTGCCTCCTG GCGTGGAGCTGGTGGAGATGGAGCTGGACCCCGCGGACTGGTTCCCCGAGGAGCCGTACAAGATGTCCTTCAGCCGCAAGAAGAACCCCAAGTGGAAGAGCTTCCCGTTCCGCTGCGAACACTGCtttaag GGCTACCGCGTAGTTTCCACCCTCCTCCAACACGCGGCGGAGCGCCACGGCGCGGTCCCCCGAGCCCTCGCCATCCCCTGCCCCTGCTGCCCGCACGTGTCCACGCGCCGCAACCGACACAAGCGCCATCTGGAGACGCACGCGGGGAAGCGGCACCGGATATTCTGCCAGTACTGTTTGCCTCCAC CTGACCCCAACGAGCCGTACGTGAAGGAATCCGAAAAGTATCCCTTTGACAAGTTCCCCCAGTATTGGTATGCCTCAGAAGAATCACTGCGGCTGCATAAGAAGAGAAAACACCCCTACGCCGCCATGTTTAACTACAACTGGCAATGCACTTGGGGCGACTTGGCGCCAAACAGCTAA